In Candidatus Aramenus sp. CH1, the following proteins share a genomic window:
- the aroC gene encoding chorismate synthase encodes MPGNSFGKLFRVTTFGESHGPAVGAVIDGVPAGLPLGKEDIEFELSFRRPGRFLVSGRREKDEPEILSGIFEGRTTGAPIAVIVRNTDVISSLYEEIRHKPRPGHADLPFIVRYGYENWDYRGGGRSSARETVGRVIASAIAKKLLMLTDTIVAGHLRSIGDVELNEEPTFEEVLCSKYSPVRAAKKSLEEKFTELVMRAHQSGDSYGGVAEVVVKNPPAGLGEPVFDKIKADLAKAIMSIPAAVGFEYGLGFKLARMRGSEANDEIVLKEGKLGWKRNVAGGILGGITNGEPIVVRCAFKPTSSIRIPQKTVDLNTMEEAEISVKGRHDPVVAIRGVAVVEAMVSLVLVDHAIRSGVIPPVKLGKEQAKVIQERWERYKAICRPTEESR; translated from the coding sequence ATGCCAGGAAACTCGTTCGGTAAACTGTTTAGGGTTACCACCTTTGGGGAGAGCCACGGTCCCGCCGTGGGGGCAGTGATAGACGGGGTCCCTGCTGGCTTACCCTTGGGCAAGGAAGACATAGAGTTCGAGCTCTCGTTCAGGAGGCCCGGGAGGTTCTTGGTCTCAGGGAGGAGGGAGAAGGACGAGCCTGAGATACTTAGCGGGATATTTGAGGGGAGGACTACCGGGGCGCCAATAGCAGTGATAGTGAGGAACACTGACGTTATCTCCTCCCTTTACGAGGAAATAAGGCACAAGCCTAGGCCAGGCCACGCCGACCTGCCGTTCATCGTGAGGTACGGCTACGAGAACTGGGACTACAGGGGCGGGGGGAGGTCTAGCGCGAGGGAGACTGTGGGGAGGGTCATAGCCTCAGCCATAGCAAAGAAGCTGTTGATGTTGACTGACACGATAGTAGCTGGGCACTTAAGGAGTATAGGGGACGTGGAGCTTAATGAAGAGCCCACCTTCGAGGAGGTACTCTGCTCCAAGTACAGCCCCGTTAGGGCAGCAAAGAAGAGCCTAGAGGAGAAGTTCACGGAGCTGGTAATGAGGGCTCACCAATCAGGGGACAGCTACGGCGGAGTTGCAGAGGTAGTGGTAAAGAACCCACCAGCTGGGCTAGGAGAGCCCGTCTTCGACAAGATAAAGGCAGACCTAGCTAAGGCGATAATGTCTATCCCTGCAGCGGTGGGTTTTGAGTACGGCCTAGGCTTTAAGTTGGCCAGGATGAGAGGAAGCGAGGCCAACGACGAGATAGTGCTTAAGGAAGGGAAGTTGGGGTGGAAGAGGAACGTGGCTGGAGGTATCTTGGGAGGGATAACGAACGGCGAGCCAATAGTAGTTAGGTGCGCTTTCAAGCCTACTAGTTCGATAAGGATACCGCAGAAGACAGTTGACCTCAACACAATGGAGGAGGCAGAGATCTCAGTGAAGGGAAGGCACGACCCCGTGGTGGCCATAAGGGGGGTAGCGGTGGTTGAGGCTATGGTCTCCCTAGTCCTAGTAGACCACGCCATTAGGTCTGGAGTAATACCCCCTGTCAAGCTTGGCAAGGAACAGGCTAAGGTGATCCAAGAAAGGTGGGAGAGGTATAAAGCGATATGCAGACCTACGGAGGAGTCTCGGTAG
- a CDS encoding shikimate kinase, with the protein MQTYGGVSVVNAIPSWYGSSMAVDLKVEVTVEEGEEIGEQSVLVKTIVDYFRQKYNLPRLKVKIHSEIPQMSGLKSSSAVSTALIGEIARKYGIDVDVPKLSAILSIKAGVSVTGALDDAVAAYHGGVSFTYNKDFKVIKKQSPPNGLVVLVLARGNRQRVDPNSLKKYSALFQEIFKVALSDVITAMRLNGVAVAEILGYEREPILEAMRTGALAYGVSGNGPSMFAVTKEGEEGPVYERLSKYGKVTITRAVELESRD; encoded by the coding sequence ATGCAGACCTACGGAGGAGTCTCGGTAGTAAACGCAATACCCTCTTGGTACGGCTCCTCTATGGCAGTAGACCTCAAAGTGGAGGTAACGGTAGAGGAGGGCGAGGAAATAGGGGAACAGAGCGTACTCGTCAAGACTATCGTGGATTACTTTAGGCAGAAGTACAACTTGCCTAGGCTAAAGGTCAAGATCCACTCCGAGATCCCACAGATGAGCGGCTTAAAGAGCAGTAGTGCCGTTTCCACTGCCCTAATAGGCGAAATAGCGAGGAAGTACGGCATAGACGTGGACGTGCCCAAGCTTTCCGCCATACTTTCCATCAAGGCAGGGGTGTCGGTGACCGGGGCCCTCGACGACGCAGTGGCCGCGTATCACGGCGGGGTGTCCTTCACATACAACAAGGATTTCAAGGTCATTAAGAAGCAGAGTCCCCCAAACGGGCTAGTTGTGCTCGTCCTAGCCAGGGGCAATAGGCAGAGAGTTGACCCCAATTCCCTAAAAAAGTACAGCGCGTTGTTCCAGGAGATATTTAAGGTGGCTTTAAGCGACGTCATTACGGCAATGAGGTTGAACGGGGTGGCAGTGGCAGAGATCTTGGGCTACGAGAGGGAGCCTATCCTTGAGGCCATGAGGACAGGTGCGTTGGCATACGGGGTCTCTGGAAACGGCCCATCGATGTTTGCCGTGACAAAGGAGGGAGAAGAGGGACCAGTCTACGAAAGGTTAAGTAAGTACGGGAAAGTAACTATAACTAGGGCTGTCGAGCTTGAGAGCAGAGATTGA
- a CDS encoding chorismate mutase: MKELEELRRQIDSIDEKIVELLAQRMRIVSHVGNVKRRLNQPLTDEKREEQVRLRWMSLAQKNGLPETMVDSLLNLIFLYSKIFEINPSFLKKVVVVGYGGMARSLVSLFKLSSQEVVVTGRDSYKAEKLAKEFGYAYMNPAQASRWGEFVILALPPSGVLSDFVKGLFLHFSGKVVMDISSSKQAVYAYLEKASSEHGFSFVSVHPLFGPYLYPVGEKIAVIPSKTTKDVDEVVEFWRNCGLVPVKTTLEAHEKAMALVQVLPHFYMMGLSRSLEKLRKEFDVDFTQFETTNFREIYKVVKRVNELKSVILEIQEMNPFSREVRKAGMDELENLFHELDGEKK; encoded by the coding sequence ATGAAAGAGTTAGAGGAACTCAGGAGGCAAATAGACTCTATAGATGAGAAAATAGTGGAACTCTTAGCACAGAGAATGAGGATAGTGTCGCACGTAGGGAACGTTAAAAGGCGTTTGAACCAGCCTCTGACTGACGAGAAGAGAGAAGAGCAAGTGAGACTAAGGTGGATGTCGTTAGCGCAGAAGAACGGGCTTCCTGAGACAATGGTGGACTCCTTACTGAACTTAATTTTCTTGTACTCTAAGATATTCGAGATAAACCCAAGTTTTTTGAAGAAGGTCGTGGTTGTGGGATACGGGGGAATGGCAAGGTCTCTTGTTTCCCTGTTTAAGCTTTCCTCCCAGGAGGTTGTAGTCACTGGGAGGGACTCTTACAAGGCGGAGAAGCTCGCGAAGGAATTTGGTTACGCGTATATGAATCCAGCTCAAGCGTCTCGGTGGGGGGAGTTCGTAATCTTGGCCCTTCCTCCTTCCGGAGTCCTATCGGACTTCGTGAAGGGGCTTTTCCTCCACTTTTCTGGAAAGGTGGTTATGGACATATCCTCCTCCAAGCAGGCAGTTTACGCCTACTTGGAGAAGGCGTCTTCGGAGCACGGATTCAGCTTCGTCTCAGTACACCCTCTCTTTGGCCCCTACCTATATCCAGTAGGGGAGAAAATAGCCGTGATCCCCTCCAAGACGACGAAGGACGTAGACGAGGTAGTAGAGTTCTGGAGGAACTGCGGGCTAGTACCAGTGAAGACTACTTTGGAGGCTCACGAGAAGGCTATGGCCCTCGTCCAAGTCCTCCCCCACTTTTACATGATGGGTTTAAGTAGGAGCTTGGAGAAGCTCAGAAAGGAGTTCGACGTGGACTTCACCCAGTTCGAGACCACAAACTTCAGGGAAATATACAAGGTGGTGAAGAGGGTGAACGAGCTGAAGAGCGTAATTCTGGAAATCCAGGAAATGAACCCCTTCTCACGTGAAGTGAGGAAGGCTGGAATGGACGAGTTAGAGAATCTATTTCACGAGTTGGACGGTGAAAAGAAATGA
- a CDS encoding type I 3-dehydroquinate dehydratase, producing the protein MKTYVVAALPVYKVEDVKLVEAVEADFVELRLDYMGRLEVDLDFLERFKDKLILTIRDVREGGVKEIQDEEKEAFLRELHRRGFLYDVEASFLERRRVEYIGKIVSAHYFNSVPSVDELEKTYEKYKEAFVVKFAVVGRGNYKGVLASMLKYDNVAVMPMGVPPLERIAFSILGSRLVYGYVKEPTAPGQMHYKALLEILKILRNY; encoded by the coding sequence GTGAAGACTTACGTAGTCGCAGCCTTGCCTGTTTACAAGGTGGAAGACGTGAAGCTAGTAGAAGCCGTGGAGGCCGACTTTGTGGAGCTAAGGCTAGACTACATGGGTAGGTTGGAAGTAGACCTCGACTTCTTGGAGAGGTTTAAGGACAAGCTGATACTGACAATCAGGGACGTGAGAGAGGGAGGAGTAAAGGAGATCCAGGACGAGGAGAAGGAGGCCTTCCTGCGCGAACTCCACAGGAGGGGGTTCCTCTACGACGTTGAGGCATCTTTCCTGGAAAGGAGAAGGGTAGAGTACATAGGGAAAATAGTATCAGCCCACTACTTTAACTCAGTGCCGAGCGTCGACGAGCTGGAAAAGACGTACGAAAAGTACAAGGAGGCCTTCGTTGTCAAGTTCGCTGTCGTGGGAAGGGGAAACTACAAGGGCGTCTTGGCCTCGATGCTCAAGTACGATAACGTCGCTGTGATGCCCATGGGAGTGCCTCCGTTGGAGAGGATAGCCTTCAGTATCTTGGGCTCGAGGTTGGTATACGGCTACGTTAAGGAACCAACTGCCCCCGGCCAGATGCACTACAAGGCGCTTCTTGAGATCTTGAAGATCCTACGAAATTATTAG
- the aroF gene encoding 3-deoxy-7-phosphoheptulonate synthase: protein MILFVLKDRKDYSTLKEKLQGSSASYKFLNLYGKNLLLAWPDSEAEKISDESVEVAVKTKRSYVLASNEWKKEPTRVKVKDVEVGGEKVIVAAGPCAVESEEQVLTVAKAVKRAGASLLRGGAYKPRTSPYSFQGLGEEGVKILRRVGDEVDLPVVTEIMDTRDSEVFKKYVDMVQIGARNAQNFSLLKEVASLGKPVLLKRGLANTVEEWLQAAEYLLYGGNGNVVLCERGIRTFEKATRFTLDVGGMVAAKVMTHLPICADPSHPAGKRELVHSLALASVAAGADMLLIEVHPNPEKALSDSEQQLTPESFEVLMNRIKALASALGRSA from the coding sequence ATGATCTTGTTTGTATTAAAAGATAGGAAAGACTACTCGACTTTAAAGGAAAAACTACAGGGGTCTTCTGCCTCCTACAAGTTCCTTAACCTCTACGGCAAGAACCTGTTACTAGCGTGGCCAGACAGCGAGGCGGAAAAGATAAGCGACGAGAGCGTTGAGGTAGCCGTAAAGACCAAGAGGTCATATGTGCTGGCAAGCAACGAGTGGAAGAAGGAACCTACTAGAGTTAAGGTTAAGGACGTAGAGGTAGGGGGAGAGAAAGTAATAGTGGCTGCAGGGCCTTGTGCAGTGGAGAGCGAGGAACAAGTGCTCACCGTAGCCAAGGCAGTAAAGAGGGCAGGGGCGTCGCTATTGAGGGGTGGAGCCTACAAGCCCAGGACGAGTCCCTATTCTTTTCAAGGCTTGGGAGAGGAAGGCGTCAAGATACTGAGGAGGGTAGGGGACGAGGTAGATCTACCAGTAGTAACGGAGATCATGGACACGAGGGACTCCGAGGTGTTTAAGAAGTACGTGGACATGGTCCAAATAGGTGCCAGGAACGCCCAGAACTTCTCCTTACTAAAAGAAGTCGCATCCCTTGGAAAGCCAGTTCTTCTAAAGAGAGGATTGGCCAACACTGTGGAGGAGTGGTTACAGGCTGCCGAGTACTTACTTTACGGAGGTAACGGCAACGTCGTACTATGTGAGAGGGGCATAAGGACTTTCGAGAAGGCCACTAGGTTTACGCTAGACGTCGGAGGAATGGTAGCCGCCAAGGTCATGACGCACCTCCCCATATGTGCCGACCCCAGCCACCCAGCCGGAAAGAGGGAGCTAGTACACTCCTTGGCGTTGGCCTCAGTGGCGGCTGGAGCTGACATGCTTCTAATCGAAGTCCACCCAAACCCGGAGAAGGCTTTGAGCGACTCGGAGCAACAGCTAACCCCGGAATCCTTTGAGGTGTTAATGAACAGGATAAAGGCCCTCGCGTCTGCCCTAGGTAGGTCTGCATGA
- a CDS encoding shikimate dehydrogenase, producing the protein MLEVDYNTKLYGVIGRKISYTLSPAIHNYCFSVMGVNAVYLAFDLEEDKVDRAIPGLLEVGAGFNVTIPYKEKVMEFLDKLDDTAEKVGAVNTIKGKVGYNTDYLALKEILRRYGYFDTLVFGAGGASRAIAVAVAEEGVNLYIYDRTREKGERLASYLREKGFKASYVDHCNLSYEIIVNATPDPSFPPDQCIKGKLAIDFVYTPVMTSFLTRAKEKGMATADGLEILVGQALEAQKIWLGKSANKDEVVKYLYARKLVR; encoded by the coding sequence GTGCTTGAAGTAGACTATAACACGAAGCTTTACGGCGTGATAGGGAGGAAGATAAGCTACACTCTCTCCCCCGCTATTCACAATTACTGCTTCAGCGTTATGGGCGTAAACGCGGTCTACTTGGCCTTTGACCTGGAAGAGGACAAAGTGGATAGAGCGATCCCAGGCCTACTGGAGGTAGGTGCGGGGTTTAACGTTACCATACCCTATAAGGAGAAAGTGATGGAGTTCCTAGATAAGCTGGACGACACAGCGGAAAAGGTCGGGGCAGTGAACACGATCAAGGGAAAGGTGGGCTACAACACTGACTACTTGGCGTTGAAGGAGATACTCAGGAGGTACGGTTATTTCGACACCTTGGTCTTTGGGGCAGGAGGGGCCTCGAGGGCGATAGCGGTCGCTGTTGCGGAGGAGGGGGTCAACCTCTACATATACGACAGGACTAGGGAGAAGGGGGAGAGGCTAGCCTCCTACTTAAGGGAAAAGGGCTTCAAGGCCTCATATGTAGACCACTGCAACCTCAGTTACGAGATAATAGTTAACGCCACTCCCGACCCGTCCTTCCCACCGGACCAGTGTATCAAGGGTAAGTTGGCCATAGACTTTGTCTATACGCCCGTTATGACGTCTTTCCTCACTAGGGCTAAGGAAAAGGGAATGGCCACAGCGGACGGGCTAGAGATACTCGTGGGACAGGCGTTGGAGGCCCAGAAAATCTGGCTAGGCAAGAGCGCTAATAAGGACGAAGTGGTGAAATACCTATATGCCAGGAAACTCGTTCGGTAA
- a CDS encoding Rieske (2Fe-2S) protein — MIRVRKPEVKVGEKVKVVEGGQEILLIYLGAGRYLAFDNKCPHLKCDLYKYGVLIREELVCQCHFSHFSVKDGKPRKGPAKEPLKVYSVKEDGEYLIIS, encoded by the coding sequence ATGATAAGGGTGAGAAAGCCTGAAGTAAAGGTGGGAGAGAAGGTAAAGGTAGTAGAGGGAGGCCAAGAGATTCTTTTAATTTACCTCGGGGCTGGTAGGTACCTTGCCTTCGATAACAAGTGCCCACACTTGAAGTGCGACCTCTACAAGTACGGCGTCTTGATTAGGGAAGAGCTCGTATGCCAATGCCACTTCTCCCACTTTTCTGTTAAGGACGGCAAACCAAGGAAGGGGCCAGCTAAAGAGCCCCTAAAGGTCTACAGCGTCAAAGAGGACGGGGAGTATCTAATAATTTCGTAG
- the aroB gene encoding 3-dehydroquinate synthase yields MRSFQEQICCSQVDVVIGKDYAEEVNSINGRKAVVFSKNLKLEGLEADLLIPLDDGEQAKDLSTVLSIVREMFEKGFDRGDYVIAVGGGTVLDVVGFASSIYLRGLKLVNVPTTFLGMVDAGIGGKTGVNFQGIKNVLGTFYQPSKIVIDLKFLRTLPIEELKKGMAEVIKYSLTLDKELYDYLSLNKDRVMAKDEDSLEEVVYHSVKDKLDVVKHDEREEKGVRIVLNFGHTIGHAIEAGSDFKVPHGYAISVGMVCEAKIAEEMGYSEEGVVEDVIWLLQLYDLPISVDQLGQNVSLEKALKAIGKDKKVRGSTVMMPFPTRIGDWKRVDVPLETLRGFAEQCLK; encoded by the coding sequence ATGAGGTCTTTTCAAGAACAGATATGCTGTTCCCAAGTAGACGTGGTAATAGGCAAGGACTATGCGGAGGAGGTAAACTCCATAAACGGCAGGAAGGCAGTTGTTTTTTCCAAGAACCTCAAGCTTGAAGGGTTAGAGGCAGACCTCCTTATTCCCTTGGACGACGGGGAACAAGCAAAGGACTTGAGCACGGTACTTTCGATAGTCAGGGAAATGTTCGAGAAGGGCTTTGACAGAGGCGATTACGTAATAGCAGTTGGCGGAGGTACCGTTCTTGACGTGGTCGGGTTCGCCTCCTCCATTTACTTAAGGGGCCTAAAGCTGGTCAACGTCCCCACGACGTTCCTGGGGATGGTCGACGCTGGGATAGGCGGAAAGACGGGAGTGAACTTCCAGGGGATAAAGAACGTCCTGGGCACATTCTACCAGCCATCGAAGATAGTGATAGACCTAAAGTTCCTGCGCACCCTCCCAATTGAGGAGCTAAAGAAGGGAATGGCGGAGGTAATAAAGTACTCCTTGACTCTCGACAAAGAGCTCTACGACTACCTCTCTCTAAACAAGGACAGGGTGATGGCAAAGGATGAGGACTCCCTAGAGGAGGTAGTTTACCATTCCGTCAAGGACAAGCTCGACGTCGTGAAGCATGACGAAAGGGAAGAGAAGGGGGTAAGGATAGTGCTAAACTTCGGCCATACCATAGGCCACGCAATAGAGGCCGGTTCTGACTTCAAGGTACCTCACGGCTATGCTATTTCAGTGGGCATGGTGTGCGAGGCTAAGATAGCAGAGGAGATGGGGTACTCCGAGGAGGGGGTAGTGGAGGACGTGATATGGCTCCTACAGCTTTACGACCTCCCAATCTCAGTAGACCAGCTGGGGCAAAATGTTTCCCTGGAGAAGGCGCTAAAGGCCATAGGGAAGGACAAGAAGGTCAGGGGAAGCACGGTGATGATGCCCTTCCCTACCAGGATTGGAGACTGGAAGAGGGTCGACGTTCCACTGGAGACCTTGAGGGGGTTCGCGGAGCAGTGCTTGAAGTAG
- a CDS encoding 3-phosphoshikimate 1-carboxyvinyltransferase has product MRAEIEKSLIQGEVKAPQSKSFAIRLAFLSLLTEVKTNFWESEDIKRALDAVNALKRGKEHIYVGGSATTLRMLIPIALALKRRVTIDGDETLRKRPISAIVKALKRASFSSNTLPVTVYGELEDETVIEGSESSQYVSGLILAYALLGRGRIVVLPPISSKSYILMTMDLVNKLGGMVKMEGNVIEVEAGKLNPFEGEVPGDYLLASFYGIASLTTGGRVVIHNLYEPPKYFGDHSIVDVLRDMGARSFYQDGKWVLEGSGSYSSIDLELDDSPDMAPSIAALASVAIGVSVLRNVERLRIKESDRVSTIIEGLRAFGVEAYYAEGSIYIRGANPRRGYVLCPNDHRIAMMAADIATRSGGVIEGAECVKKSNPYFWDDLRALGGKVRLS; this is encoded by the coding sequence TTGAGAGCAGAGATTGAGAAGTCGCTAATACAAGGGGAGGTCAAGGCCCCCCAGTCTAAGAGCTTTGCCATAAGGCTAGCGTTTCTTTCCCTGCTTACTGAAGTCAAGACTAACTTCTGGGAGTCTGAGGACATAAAGAGGGCACTCGACGCCGTTAACGCATTGAAGAGGGGGAAGGAGCACATTTACGTCGGAGGCTCTGCAACTACGCTCAGGATGTTGATACCCATTGCCTTAGCCCTAAAGAGGAGGGTCACTATCGACGGCGACGAGACCCTGAGGAAGAGGCCAATAAGCGCAATAGTTAAGGCGCTGAAAAGGGCTAGCTTCTCGTCCAATACGTTGCCTGTGACAGTATACGGAGAGCTAGAGGACGAGACAGTCATTGAGGGGAGCGAAAGTAGCCAGTACGTATCTGGGCTCATACTTGCATATGCCCTCCTAGGGAGGGGAAGGATCGTGGTGTTGCCCCCCATTTCGTCTAAAAGCTACATACTCATGACTATGGACCTCGTCAACAAGCTAGGGGGAATGGTGAAGATGGAGGGTAACGTAATTGAGGTAGAGGCGGGCAAACTAAACCCCTTTGAGGGAGAAGTCCCAGGGGACTACCTACTCGCCTCCTTTTACGGCATAGCTTCCCTTACAACTGGGGGTAGGGTAGTTATCCACAACTTGTACGAACCGCCTAAGTACTTTGGGGATCACTCCATAGTGGACGTGCTAAGGGACATGGGAGCAAGAAGCTTTTATCAAGACGGCAAGTGGGTGTTGGAGGGCTCCGGGTCGTACTCGTCAATAGACCTTGAGCTCGACGATTCCCCAGACATGGCCCCCTCGATCGCAGCCTTAGCCTCAGTTGCAATCGGCGTCAGCGTTTTAAGGAATGTGGAGAGATTGAGGATAAAGGAGAGCGATAGAGTCTCCACCATAATAGAGGGGCTAAGAGCCTTCGGAGTAGAGGCCTACTACGCTGAAGGGAGCATATACATTCGCGGTGCTAACCCGAGGAGGGGATACGTGCTGTGCCCTAACGACCACAGGATAGCAATGATGGCCGCTGACATAGCTACGCGTTCCGGAGGGGTAATAGAGGGAGCAGAGTGCGTTAAGAAGAGCAATCCCTACTTCTGGGACGACTTAAGGGCACTAGGAGGGAAGGTGAGGCTTTCGTGA
- the thiC gene encoding phosphomethylpyrimidine synthase ThiC encodes MTQITEARSGNVTEEMKIIAKVEDEDPNKIRDKVAKGKAVILKNVARKLERYTALGEGLSTKVNVNIGASTDHYDVEEEMKKVEIANKYGADAIMDLTDGGDIDYMRSLVLKRAMMPVGTVPIYQVYYEMVAKRKYVIDFTEDDLFNVIEKHFRDGVDFVTVHTGITFELAKKAAEIKRTAGVVSRGGTIMAAWSIYNDKENPLYSNFDYLLELAKEYDVTLSLGDALRPGGIDDAHDELQVGELLVNARLAKRAIERGVQVMIEGPGHMPLDHIAMDVKLEKELTGGVPYYVLGILPTDVAAGYDHIAGAIGGAIAAMSGADMLCYLTPAEHLSLPNPEQVKEGLIAFKIAAHAGDVVKLGEKARRKDTEMSRARASLNWGKMFELTFDKERAIKIYSQYKNFTGGSCTMCGDLCVYLVLPRALNRKAHDKGEKA; translated from the coding sequence ATGACTCAAATAACAGAAGCGAGGAGCGGTAACGTAACGGAGGAGATGAAGATAATAGCCAAAGTAGAGGACGAAGACCCAAACAAGATAAGGGACAAGGTGGCAAAGGGAAAGGCGGTAATACTCAAAAACGTTGCCAGGAAGCTGGAGAGGTACACTGCACTGGGGGAAGGCCTGTCCACTAAGGTAAACGTGAACATAGGGGCTTCCACCGACCACTACGACGTAGAGGAGGAGATGAAGAAGGTGGAGATCGCAAACAAGTACGGGGCGGACGCCATCATGGACTTGACCGACGGGGGAGACATAGACTACATGAGGAGTCTCGTGCTCAAGAGGGCGATGATGCCAGTAGGGACTGTCCCAATTTACCAAGTGTACTACGAGATGGTGGCCAAGAGAAAGTACGTAATTGACTTCACAGAAGACGACTTGTTTAACGTCATAGAGAAGCACTTCAGAGACGGCGTAGACTTCGTGACGGTTCACACTGGGATCACCTTTGAGCTGGCCAAAAAGGCCGCGGAAATAAAGAGGACCGCTGGCGTAGTGAGCAGGGGAGGGACGATAATGGCTGCTTGGTCAATATACAACGACAAGGAGAACCCCCTCTACTCAAACTTCGACTACCTTTTGGAGTTGGCGAAGGAATACGACGTAACCCTGAGCCTCGGAGACGCCCTTAGGCCAGGAGGCATAGACGACGCCCACGACGAGCTTCAAGTGGGTGAACTGTTAGTCAACGCAAGGCTCGCAAAAAGGGCAATAGAGAGAGGAGTTCAAGTAATGATAGAGGGTCCAGGGCACATGCCCTTGGACCACATAGCAATGGACGTAAAACTGGAGAAGGAGCTAACTGGGGGTGTACCTTATTACGTGTTGGGAATCCTCCCAACTGATGTAGCGGCTGGGTACGACCACATAGCTGGGGCGATAGGAGGCGCCATAGCGGCAATGAGCGGGGCCGACATGCTGTGCTACTTGACTCCTGCTGAGCATCTATCCCTTCCCAACCCCGAGCAGGTAAAGGAAGGGCTGATAGCCTTTAAGATAGCTGCCCACGCTGGGGACGTAGTTAAGCTAGGAGAGAAGGCAAGGAGAAAGGACACAGAGATGAGCAGAGCGAGGGCTTCCCTCAATTGGGGCAAGATGTTCGAACTCACCTTCGACAAGGAAAGGGCTATCAAGATATACTCCCAGTACAAGAACTTCACAGGAGGGTCGTGCACAATGTGCGGCGACTTATGCGTTTATTTAGTGTTGCCCAGAGCATTAAATAGAAAGGCACATGATAAGGGTGAGAAAGCCTGA